Proteins encoded in a region of the Massilia sp. UMI-21 genome:
- the rfaD gene encoding ADP-glyceromanno-heptose 6-epimerase, whose amino-acid sequence MILVTGAAGFIGANLVHALSTRKPFSVFAVDNMSRPEKFLNIVDAELADYADKEDFLVRLKAGEFDGKFTAVLHQGACSNTMETDGRYMMRNNYEYTIALFEYCQRERIPFIYASSAAVYGGGSVFKEERQYERPLNVYGYSKFLFDQYMRRYWQQHGISNGSQVVGLRYFNVYGPLEGHKGTMASVPFHQFHQFQKEGKVKLFGANDGYEAGTQMRDFIYVEDVVKVNLFFLDHPDQRGIFNLGTGRAQPFNDLAVATVNALANEGKPPLTLEQIVEQGLLDYLPFPDKLKGKYQSFTQADIGALRAAGYGEPFTDVATGVARYMQYLKTAG is encoded by the coding sequence ATGATACTGGTTACTGGCGCAGCAGGCTTCATCGGAGCCAACCTGGTCCACGCGCTATCGACGCGCAAGCCCTTCAGCGTGTTCGCGGTCGATAACATGTCGCGTCCGGAGAAATTCCTCAACATCGTCGATGCCGAGCTGGCCGACTACGCCGACAAGGAAGACTTCCTGGTGCGCCTGAAGGCCGGCGAATTCGACGGCAAGTTCACGGCCGTGCTGCACCAGGGCGCCTGCTCCAACACCATGGAGACCGATGGGCGCTACATGATGAGAAATAACTACGAGTACACCATCGCGCTGTTCGAGTATTGCCAGCGCGAGCGTATTCCCTTCATCTACGCCTCGTCGGCCGCCGTGTACGGCGGCGGCAGCGTGTTCAAGGAAGAGCGCCAGTACGAGCGTCCGCTCAACGTCTACGGGTATTCGAAGTTCCTGTTCGACCAGTACATGCGCCGCTACTGGCAGCAGCACGGCATCAGCAACGGCAGCCAGGTGGTCGGCCTGCGCTACTTCAACGTCTACGGTCCGCTCGAAGGGCACAAGGGCACGATGGCCTCGGTACCCTTCCACCAGTTCCACCAGTTCCAGAAAGAGGGCAAGGTCAAGCTGTTCGGCGCCAACGACGGCTATGAGGCGGGCACCCAGATGCGCGACTTCATCTACGTCGAAGACGTGGTCAAGGTGAACCTGTTCTTCCTCGATCACCCGGACCAGCGCGGCATTTTCAATCTCGGCACCGGCCGCGCCCAGCCCTTCAACGATCTTGCCGTGGCCACGGTCAACGCGCTGGCCAACGAGGGCAAGCCGCCGCTCACGCTCGAGCAGATCGTCGAACAGGGCCTGCTCGACTACCTGCCGTTCCCGGATAAGCTCAAGGGCAAGTACCAGAGCTTCACCCAGGCCGACATCGGCGCGCTGCGCGCTGCCGGCTACGGCGAGCCCTTCACCGACGTGGCCACCGGTGTCGCCAGGTACATGCAGTACCTCAAGACCGCAGGCTGA
- a CDS encoding HAMP domain-containing histidine kinase: MNANLTGHLSPDDPTLSPVTRAMVGLRGLVVDAWMDEVRRTVPQARELPLAILENTLPAYFDTLAALLTPGYSARAVTDLGAVASEHGGERARLTMYDATALIHELQIFGEVLFRELARHGVTLDEGQRATLFAHLDATIRESANSFTVVQAALREQFVASMAHDLRTPLSTAQMAAEMILHLSADDKLRRFAEKIVASTRRIDGMARELLDRIAFCKTGPVRLRIERVDMAALVRDIVQSAEIFHPIVLELAAAPVQGWWCGEAIRRAIENLVNNAIKYGAREPAIRITLSTTLERIQVMVHNQGPPIAPEDSESIFQLYRRAGNQGLEEGWGVGLPYVRRVTEAHGGSVVMSSSIEDGTAFVIDLPLDARPFAGAPTAA; the protein is encoded by the coding sequence ATGAATGCAAACCTGACCGGGCACCTGTCACCGGACGACCCTACGCTGTCGCCCGTGACCCGGGCGATGGTGGGCTTGCGCGGGCTGGTCGTGGACGCCTGGATGGACGAGGTGCGCCGGACGGTGCCGCAGGCGCGCGAACTGCCGCTGGCCATTCTCGAGAACACACTGCCGGCCTATTTCGACACCCTGGCCGCGCTGCTCACGCCAGGCTACTCCGCGCGCGCGGTCACCGACCTGGGGGCGGTGGCCAGCGAGCATGGCGGCGAGCGGGCGCGCCTGACCATGTACGATGCCACCGCGCTCATCCACGAACTCCAGATTTTCGGCGAGGTCCTGTTCCGCGAGCTGGCGCGCCATGGCGTGACGCTCGACGAAGGGCAGCGCGCGACCCTGTTCGCCCACCTCGACGCGACCATCCGCGAAAGCGCCAATTCCTTCACCGTGGTGCAGGCGGCCCTGCGCGAGCAGTTCGTCGCCTCGATGGCGCACGACCTGCGCACGCCCCTGTCCACCGCCCAGATGGCGGCCGAGATGATCCTGCACCTGTCCGCCGACGACAAGCTGCGGCGCTTCGCCGAGAAGATCGTGGCCAGCACCCGGCGCATCGACGGCATGGCGCGCGAACTGCTCGACCGCATCGCCTTCTGCAAGACCGGCCCGGTACGGCTTCGCATCGAGCGGGTCGACATGGCGGCGCTGGTGCGCGACATCGTCCAGTCGGCCGAGATATTCCACCCGATCGTCCTCGAGCTCGCGGCCGCGCCGGTGCAAGGCTGGTGGTGCGGCGAGGCGATCCGGCGCGCGATCGAGAACCTGGTCAACAACGCCATCAAGTACGGCGCGCGCGAACCGGCCATCCGGATCACGCTGAGCACCACCCTCGAGCGTATCCAGGTGATGGTGCATAACCAGGGCCCGCCGATCGCGCCGGAAGACAGCGAGAGCATCTTCCAGCTCTACCGCCGCGCCGGCAACCAGGGACTGGAGGAGGGCTGGGGCGTCGGGCTGCCCTACGTGCGACGGGTGACCGAAGCGCATGGCGGCAGCGTGGTGATGTCCAGTTCCATCGAGGACGGCACCGCCTTCGTGATCGACCTGCCGCTGGATGCGCGGCCCTTCGCGGGCGCGCCGACTGCCGCCTAG
- the waaF gene encoding lipopolysaccharide heptosyltransferase II → MAQPLLRRLREQHPDRPIDVLAPTWVAPVWRAMREVDEVIESPFKHGSLQWKERKAFARMLKARGYADAYVLPNTLKFALIPWLAGIKKRVGYKGEMRYGLLNVMHHDDKAAPRPMAQFYAALADAPVRHLPRPDRLPEPEMLVAPAEADAAIARLQLPAGTYVAFAPGAEFGPAKRWPASYFAELAQTIRAERPDVQILLLGSPKDRAVCDEITAIVPQAHNLAGSTSLSEAIALISVAAVVVTNDSGLMHIGAALRRPVVAIYGPTDPRHTPPLSELAKVLWLHIECSPCQQRECPLGHQNCMKQILPNDVWQPLRPLLAAA, encoded by the coding sequence ATGGCGCAGCCGCTGCTGCGCCGCCTGCGCGAGCAGCATCCCGACCGCCCGATCGACGTGCTGGCGCCGACCTGGGTCGCGCCGGTCTGGCGCGCCATGCGCGAGGTGGACGAGGTGATCGAATCGCCCTTCAAGCACGGTTCCCTGCAGTGGAAGGAGCGCAAGGCATTCGCGCGGATGCTGAAGGCGCGCGGCTATGCCGATGCCTACGTGCTGCCCAACACGCTCAAGTTCGCCCTGATTCCCTGGCTGGCCGGTATCAAGAAGCGCGTCGGCTACAAGGGCGAGATGCGCTATGGCCTGCTCAATGTGATGCACCACGACGACAAAGCCGCGCCGCGCCCGATGGCGCAGTTCTATGCCGCGCTGGCCGACGCGCCGGTGCGCCACTTGCCGCGTCCAGACAGGCTCCCCGAGCCGGAGATGCTCGTAGCGCCGGCGGAGGCGGATGCCGCCATCGCCCGCTTGCAGCTGCCCGCCGGCACCTACGTCGCCTTCGCGCCCGGCGCCGAGTTCGGCCCGGCCAAGCGCTGGCCCGCGTCCTATTTTGCCGAGCTGGCCCAGACCATCCGCGCCGAGCGGCCGGATGTGCAGATCCTGCTGCTCGGTTCCCCGAAGGACCGCGCGGTTTGCGACGAGATCACGGCCATCGTGCCGCAGGCGCACAACCTGGCCGGATCCACCTCGCTGAGCGAGGCGATCGCCCTGATCTCGGTGGCTGCCGTGGTGGTCACCAACGACTCGGGCCTGATGCACATCGGCGCCGCGCTGCGCCGCCCGGTGGTGGCCATTTACGGCCCGACCGATCCGCGTCACACGCCGCCCTTGTCCGAACTGGCCAAGGTGTTGTGGCTGCACATCGAATGCTCGCCCTGCCAGCAGCGCGAGTGCCCGCTGGGCCACCAGAACTGCATGAAACAGATCCTGCCAAACGATGTATGGCAACCGCTGCGGCCGCTGCTGGCCGCAGCCTGA
- a CDS encoding antibiotic biosynthesis monooxygenase, translating into MTISRRTATSALAALAALPLAVRAAPDTKETPPMYGLIGKMRAQPGQRDALIAILLEGTAGMPGCLGYGIAKDKQEPDALWITETWVDQASHKASLSLPSVQAAIAQGRPLIAGFGERFETEPVGGHGGMSKRSA; encoded by the coding sequence ATGACCATCTCACGCCGCACCGCCACGAGCGCCCTGGCTGCGCTGGCCGCCCTGCCCCTGGCCGTCCGGGCCGCACCAGACACGAAGGAAACCCCACCCATGTACGGATTGATCGGAAAAATGCGCGCCCAGCCAGGCCAGCGCGACGCCCTCATCGCCATCCTGCTGGAGGGTACCGCCGGCATGCCGGGTTGCCTCGGCTACGGCATCGCCAAGGACAAGCAGGAGCCCGATGCCCTGTGGATCACCGAGACCTGGGTGGACCAGGCCAGCCACAAGGCTTCGCTGTCGCTGCCGTCCGTGCAGGCGGCCATCGCGCAAGGCCGGCCGCTGATCGCCGGCTTCGGCGAGCGCTTCGAGACCGAACCGGTGGGCGGGCACGGCGGCATGTCGAAGCGGTCCGCCTGA